A single genomic interval of Spirosoma linguale DSM 74 harbors:
- a CDS encoding anti-FecI sigma factor, FecR (PFAM: FecR protein~KEGG: pen:PSEEN0275 FecR-like transmembrane sensor), translating into MSRKTFRQLLEKYLRGECTPQEKRFVEHWYGLLETETGESGEELDMDELEGRLWNQIQKKMDTGEEPEQGRIVPLKRVRYRWLGIAASLLLIGGWFYFSQPIRNLLPGQALSVEEQTGWLDRSNTSSRPMTVRLEDGSVVQLSAKSSLRFPKHFAADKRAVYLTGDAFFSIQKMPARPFYVHTGEVVTKVLGTSFFVRTQAESGKVRVEVVTGRVTVYKQESEKQTSANGVFLTPNQAATFFADEQHFVTGLVDAPKVIQPAEAEKKTISLAFDDTPLADVLAQLERAYGIAIELENDQQKNCPLTANLTDQPLYTQLDIICAALKSTYKIQGTTILISGKSCTE; encoded by the coding sequence ATGAGTCGGAAGACGTTCAGGCAACTCCTGGAAAAGTATCTGCGGGGCGAATGTACACCACAGGAGAAGCGATTTGTTGAGCACTGGTACGGTCTGCTGGAAACAGAAACCGGCGAATCCGGCGAGGAGCTGGACATGGACGAACTCGAAGGACGTCTCTGGAATCAGATCCAAAAAAAAATGGATACCGGCGAAGAACCTGAACAGGGGCGCATCGTACCTCTGAAACGCGTTCGGTACCGCTGGCTCGGCATAGCAGCCTCCCTGCTGCTCATTGGCGGCTGGTTTTACTTCAGCCAGCCCATCCGGAATCTGCTGCCCGGTCAGGCGCTCTCGGTCGAGGAGCAGACCGGCTGGCTTGACCGGTCGAATACATCATCGCGACCAATGACCGTTCGGCTGGAAGATGGCAGCGTTGTTCAACTGTCGGCCAAAAGCTCTCTTCGATTTCCCAAACACTTTGCCGCCGATAAACGCGCTGTTTACCTGACCGGCGATGCCTTCTTTTCAATTCAGAAAATGCCCGCCCGCCCGTTTTATGTGCACACCGGCGAGGTAGTTACCAAAGTACTAGGCACGAGCTTCTTCGTCCGGACCCAAGCCGAATCGGGAAAGGTTCGGGTTGAAGTGGTTACCGGGCGCGTTACGGTGTACAAGCAGGAATCGGAGAAACAGACATCGGCGAACGGCGTTTTTCTAACCCCCAATCAGGCCGCTACCTTCTTTGCCGACGAGCAGCACTTTGTAACGGGTCTGGTGGATGCGCCCAAAGTCATTCAGCCAGCAGAAGCCGAGAAAAAAACCATTTCACTGGCGTTCGACGACACGCCACTGGCGGATGTTCTGGCGCAGCTTGAACGGGCATATGGCATTGCCATTGAACTGGAAAACGACCAGCAAAAAAACTGCCCGCTTACGGCCAATCTGACCGATCAGCCGCTATACACACAGCTGGATATTATTTGCGCGGCATTGAAATCAACCTATAAAATTCAGGGAACGACCATTCTGATCAGCGGAAAAAGCTGTACTGAGTAG
- a CDS encoding RNA polymerase, sigma-24 subunit, ECF subfamily (TIGRFAM: RNA polymerase sigma-70 factor; RNA polymerase sigma factor, sigma-70 family~PFAM: Sigma-70 region 4 type 2; sigma-70 region 2 domain protein~KEGG: ppf:Pput_4467 ECF subfamily RNA polymerase sigma-24 factor), which produces MNYKSLPDELLLLYLRTGDENAFREIYLRYWKKLFSIARHKIQALDAVEELVQDIFLRLWERRDSLQIDRLDAYLFTAVRYACINHIKSALVKEKYADYAYDHYNDASYATDEQLDLDELMDAVEQQLNDLPEKTRQIFRLNRLEYQSVKEISTSLKVPERTVEYHISQAIKSLRVYLRDYLLTGLLTMLFMDV; this is translated from the coding sequence GTGAATTACAAATCACTTCCAGACGAACTATTGCTGTTGTATCTACGAACTGGCGATGAGAACGCTTTCCGGGAAATCTATCTGCGCTACTGGAAGAAACTCTTCAGCATTGCCCGACATAAAATTCAGGCGCTGGATGCCGTTGAGGAACTTGTTCAGGACATTTTTCTCCGCCTGTGGGAACGCCGGGACTCGCTGCAAATAGATCGGTTAGATGCGTATCTGTTCACGGCGGTACGTTATGCCTGTATCAATCACATTAAATCTGCGCTGGTAAAGGAGAAGTACGCCGATTACGCCTACGACCACTACAACGACGCATCGTACGCCACCGATGAGCAACTCGATCTCGATGAGCTGATGGACGCCGTTGAACAGCAACTCAATGACCTCCCCGAAAAGACCCGCCAGATTTTCCGCCTGAATCGACTGGAATACCAGTCCGTAAAAGAAATTTCGACCAGCTTGAAAGTCCCCGAACGAACGGTCGAGTATCACATCAGCCAGGCCATCAAATCCCTGCGCGTCTACCTCCGCGATTACCTCCTCACCGGGCTACTGACCATGCTGTTTATGGATGTTTGA
- a CDS encoding alkyl hydroperoxide reductase/ Thiol specific antioxidant/ Mal allergen (PFAM: alkyl hydroperoxide reductase/ Thiol specific antioxidant/ Mal allergen; Thioredoxin domain; Redoxin domain protein~KEGG: hypothetical protein), whose product MKRFFLTALLLSPSMLWAQTGTYTLNGKLAGVKAPAKAYLRYMESGTAKMDSAQIQNGVFAFSGKVVTPMQATLFVDKLGTGFSRNRPIAATAVYLEPGTITLGSPDSLENALVSGTPLNADLQKLTTLLKPASTNMAQLMKEYRSASPEQRKSKEFEESLDKRYEAIEAEQKKAKRQFILANPNSLVSLNTLQQYDYAPDYKEVGPMFDGLSESLKTSETGKAYAKTLAIAKATSVGAMAPEFTQADTAGRAVSLSSFQGKYVLVDFWASWCGPCRQENPNVVKNFHQYKDKNFTVLGVSLDRPTAKEAWLKAIHKDGLDWTQVSDLKFWDNEVAKKYGVRAIPQNFLIGPDGKIVAKNVRGEALGKKLEEILAAKP is encoded by the coding sequence ATGAAACGCTTTTTCCTGACCGCATTGCTCCTCAGCCCGTCGATGCTCTGGGCACAAACCGGAACCTATACTCTCAATGGGAAACTTGCCGGTGTCAAAGCCCCCGCCAAAGCGTATCTGCGCTATATGGAGAGCGGGACGGCCAAAATGGACTCTGCCCAGATTCAGAACGGAGTTTTTGCATTCAGCGGAAAAGTCGTTACCCCCATGCAGGCAACGCTTTTTGTCGATAAACTCGGCACCGGTTTTAGCCGGAACCGACCCATAGCGGCTACGGCCGTATACCTCGAACCGGGTACCATTACCCTAGGCAGCCCCGATTCGCTCGAAAACGCCCTTGTGAGCGGTACACCCCTCAACGCCGATCTTCAGAAATTAACGACCCTGCTCAAACCAGCTTCGACCAACATGGCGCAGCTGATGAAAGAATACCGGTCTGCCAGCCCGGAACAGCGCAAATCGAAGGAGTTTGAGGAGAGTTTGGACAAACGCTACGAAGCGATTGAAGCCGAGCAGAAAAAAGCAAAAAGACAGTTCATTCTGGCGAATCCAAACTCGCTGGTGAGCCTGAACACCCTGCAGCAATACGATTATGCACCCGACTATAAAGAAGTAGGTCCGATGTTCGACGGTTTGTCGGAGTCGCTGAAGACGAGCGAAACCGGAAAAGCGTATGCCAAAACCCTCGCCATTGCCAAAGCGACCTCGGTAGGGGCGATGGCTCCCGAATTTACTCAGGCCGATACGGCGGGCAGGGCGGTGTCGCTGAGCAGCTTTCAGGGAAAATACGTGCTGGTCGATTTCTGGGCAAGCTGGTGCGGCCCCTGCCGACAGGAGAACCCTAACGTGGTGAAGAATTTCCATCAGTACAAAGACAAGAACTTTACCGTGCTGGGCGTTTCGCTCGACCGCCCAACGGCGAAAGAAGCCTGGCTGAAAGCCATTCATAAAGATGGGTTGGACTGGACGCAGGTATCGGACCTAAAATTCTGGGATAATGAAGTGGCCAAGAAGTATGGCGTGCGAGCCATTCCGCAGAATTTCCTGATTGGTCCTGATGGTAAGATTGTCGCTAAAAATGTTCGGGGCGAAGCGTTGGGGAAGAAGCTTGAAGAAATACTGGCGGCAAAACCATAA
- a CDS encoding lipolytic protein G-D-S-L family (PFAM: lipolytic protein G-D-S-L family~KEGG: pat:Patl_0828 lipolytic enzyme, G-D-S-L): MRQRKVLAALGYTVFVLLSLRCGSLVAQNTPPQTTAPQTSSFELKNGERVVFLGNSLFENDFQYGYLELALSTRWPDRDITFRNLGWTGDNVYGIARSTITNPPTGYDLLMESLTKAKPTLVFLAYGGIEAQDGEAGLGYFTEGLTKLLDKIDQLGAQAILLSPIPVLTTDLTQNVASRNAMLETYAAAIAKLASQRGKRYIDLFNPIQEIGRKTPITNNGIHLNETGYYYLTTTLEQRLGLSPRSTPITLTAGKQAGVTTGSVKLLPVANGESALTFAIDETLLPLPLPADDKPITNNGPVIKITGLKKGFYTLTADKETLVTASASDWANGIELRQGRLFEQVRELRQMILKKNDLFFFQYRPLNTTYILGFRSYEQGRHVKGLEEQSILIKWLEGQIAVSRKPAASVYQLSPLK; this comes from the coding sequence ATGAGACAGCGTAAGGTATTAGCCGCGCTCGGATATACGGTATTCGTGCTGCTTTCCCTCCGTTGCGGATCGTTGGTTGCTCAGAATACTCCTCCACAAACCACAGCGCCCCAAACTTCCTCCTTCGAATTGAAGAATGGAGAACGGGTGGTTTTTCTGGGGAATTCACTCTTCGAAAATGATTTTCAGTACGGGTATCTCGAACTGGCACTGAGCACCCGCTGGCCCGACCGTGACATTACGTTCCGAAACCTTGGCTGGACGGGCGATAACGTCTACGGCATTGCCCGAAGCACCATTACCAATCCGCCTACGGGTTACGATCTGCTGATGGAGAGCCTTACCAAAGCCAAACCAACGCTGGTTTTTCTGGCCTACGGCGGTATCGAAGCGCAGGACGGCGAGGCTGGTCTCGGGTATTTCACGGAGGGGCTAACCAAACTCCTCGACAAAATTGACCAGCTCGGTGCCCAAGCCATACTACTATCGCCGATTCCGGTGCTGACCACCGATCTGACCCAAAACGTGGCCAGTCGGAACGCCATGCTCGAAACCTACGCGGCTGCCATAGCTAAACTGGCTTCGCAGCGAGGCAAGCGGTACATAGACCTGTTCAACCCAATTCAGGAAATCGGCCGGAAGACACCCATTACCAACAATGGTATTCACCTCAACGAAACCGGCTATTATTACCTGACCACGACCCTCGAACAGCGACTGGGGCTGTCACCTCGTTCTACTCCCATTACACTTACTGCTGGTAAACAGGCCGGCGTAACCACCGGATCGGTTAAACTCCTGCCAGTCGCAAATGGTGAATCCGCCCTCACGTTCGCCATCGACGAAACACTGTTGCCGCTTCCCCTCCCCGCCGACGATAAACCTATTACCAACAACGGACCTGTGATCAAAATAACGGGCCTGAAAAAAGGTTTCTATACCCTCACGGCGGATAAGGAAACGCTGGTAACAGCCTCCGCCAGCGACTGGGCCAACGGCATCGAACTCCGGCAGGGCCGTTTGTTCGAACAGGTCCGTGAACTGCGTCAGATGATTTTAAAGAAGAACGACCTGTTTTTTTTCCAGTATCGCCCGCTGAACACGACCTACATTCTGGGTTTCCGCTCCTACGAGCAGGGGCGTCATGTGAAAGGGCTCGAAGAACAAAGTATTCTCATCAAGTGGCTGGAAGGGCAGATTGCGGTAAGCCGCAAGCCCGCTGCCAGCGTGTATCAACTTAGTCCGTTAAAGTAG
- a CDS encoding membrane-bound dehydrogenase domain protein (TIGRFAM: membrane-bound dehydrogenase domain protein; heme-binding protein~KEGG: psp:PSPPH_1743 L-sorbosone dehydrogenase), with protein MNVMNASRPLRFFHKFLMISAVLLVTSAANQDNQNDIPDPDPKRELASFKVADGFEVTLFAAEPLVAKPIQMNWDADGRLWVVSSTAYPHLKTGEQANDKIFVVEDTDGDGKADKSTIFAEGLLTPTGILPGDGGVYVANSTEILHFMDTDGDGKADKKRRILNGFGTADTHHLIHTFRWGPEGLLYFNQSIYIYSHVETPSGIKRLEGGGVWQLNPKHLELDVYAKGLINPWGLQFDRWGQSFLTDGAGGEGINYAFPGATFVTSPGAARILRGLNPGQPKHSGLEVISGRHLPESWQGSVITNDFRANRINRFRLEEQGSGYASKQVEDLLWTDNVAFRPVDISVGPDGAIYVADWYNPIIQHGEVDFHDPRRDQQHGRIWRIVAKNRPLVKRPPLTKASVNELLDALKLPEDWTRSQAKQILKAHGATEVIPALEKWVQNLDKADAEYEHHLLEALWVYQTLEVVNEPLLLRLLNAQSHKARAAALRAMELWHTKIADMPALLTKAVADKHPQVRMEAVIALRNVKTPEAARTALSVLDNPMDEFLDYALWQTVREAEPLWAPRLKKDPNFLGDARKTVFALKSASSPEAVTQLRQLYQQGKVPTDYQKDVLGSIAKFGSAADLGGLFAKEIQVKGSSASEVAMVLGTLEEAASRGVKPAGQLDRITDFIDSDDDAIATSAIRLIGLWELNDLSGTLVSLAQKGDKNRRKAALGALTITDKANAWKSLINLTGPKSPVDLRLAAAAQLVSVNATEAARISADLLRTLPEQTDVAELFQAFLSSKPGTKALSDELTARKIPEKWAMTGRQLMQRGVPYNRRNDADVKLLAKAFEASGGVLPAEKMPQELSAQEITSLASVVRESADPVKGEMIFRKSSLSCQTCHAIGGAGGRIGPDLSSLGTSSPIETITRSILYPNQSIKEGYELQRIAKKDGSELMGYLVSNGTAELVIRDVSGQEVSVPKSQVSVIEKVPGSLMPAGLTASLDKQEFIDLVGFLSKMGESGKFRVPTERFVRRWNAVSTSKDLAKKLRDEGLGAVAKENTKLTLQSAYSKVSGELPVDELPVITNANKPYSIVRFDLEVVSKGNVNLALNNTAGISAWVDQKPGKLTDRGLLTDLSQGMHTITLAIDRSVYKASSLHVQLLDAENAPAQTRLVMGR; from the coding sequence ATGAACGTCATGAACGCTTCCCGCCCCCTGCGTTTCTTCCATAAGTTTCTTATGATCAGCGCCGTTCTGCTCGTCACCTCGGCCGCTAACCAGGACAACCAAAACGATATTCCAGACCCCGACCCGAAACGTGAGCTGGCTTCCTTTAAAGTGGCCGATGGCTTCGAGGTAACGCTCTTTGCGGCCGAACCGCTGGTGGCCAAACCCATCCAGATGAACTGGGACGCCGACGGCCGCCTGTGGGTGGTGAGCAGCACCGCTTATCCGCACCTGAAAACGGGCGAACAGGCCAACGACAAGATTTTCGTCGTGGAAGATACCGACGGCGACGGCAAAGCAGACAAGTCGACCATTTTTGCCGAAGGACTGCTCACCCCCACCGGCATCCTGCCCGGCGATGGTGGTGTGTATGTGGCCAACTCCACCGAAATCCTGCACTTCATGGATACGGATGGCGATGGCAAAGCCGACAAAAAACGCCGGATTCTGAACGGATTCGGCACGGCTGATACGCACCACCTCATCCATACGTTCCGCTGGGGTCCCGAAGGGCTGCTGTATTTTAACCAGTCCATTTACATTTACAGCCACGTTGAAACGCCCTCGGGCATCAAACGGCTGGAAGGCGGTGGCGTCTGGCAGTTGAATCCCAAACACCTCGAACTGGACGTTTACGCCAAAGGACTCATCAATCCGTGGGGGTTGCAGTTCGACCGTTGGGGGCAATCCTTCCTGACGGATGGTGCCGGGGGCGAGGGCATTAACTACGCCTTTCCGGGGGCTACGTTCGTCACTTCACCGGGGGCAGCCCGCATCCTGCGTGGCCTGAATCCGGGGCAGCCGAAACATAGCGGACTGGAAGTAATTTCGGGTCGGCACCTGCCAGAATCCTGGCAAGGAAGTGTGATCACCAACGACTTCCGGGCCAACCGCATCAACCGGTTCCGGCTGGAAGAACAAGGCAGCGGCTATGCCTCCAAACAAGTCGAGGATTTACTATGGACTGACAATGTTGCGTTCCGTCCCGTCGATATTTCTGTGGGCCCCGATGGTGCTATTTACGTGGCCGACTGGTACAACCCGATTATTCAGCACGGCGAAGTCGATTTTCACGATCCCCGCCGGGATCAGCAGCACGGCCGTATCTGGCGCATTGTGGCCAAAAACCGGCCGCTGGTCAAACGCCCTCCGTTAACGAAAGCGTCGGTCAACGAACTGCTGGATGCGCTGAAACTCCCCGAGGACTGGACCCGTTCGCAGGCGAAACAGATTCTGAAAGCACATGGCGCTACGGAAGTTATTCCGGCGCTCGAAAAATGGGTACAGAATCTGGACAAAGCCGATGCTGAGTACGAACACCATCTGCTCGAAGCGCTTTGGGTGTACCAGACCCTTGAGGTGGTCAACGAGCCGCTTTTACTACGTTTGCTGAATGCTCAAAGTCATAAAGCGCGGGCGGCTGCCCTGCGGGCTATGGAGCTGTGGCACACTAAAATAGCCGACATGCCCGCGTTGCTTACGAAAGCCGTGGCCGACAAGCACCCGCAGGTACGCATGGAAGCCGTTATTGCACTGCGAAACGTGAAAACGCCCGAAGCCGCCCGAACGGCCCTGTCGGTACTGGACAATCCGATGGACGAGTTTCTGGATTACGCCCTCTGGCAAACCGTGCGGGAAGCGGAGCCACTCTGGGCACCCCGCCTGAAAAAAGACCCTAACTTCCTGGGCGATGCGCGGAAAACCGTTTTTGCCCTGAAATCGGCCAGCAGTCCAGAGGCCGTTACGCAGTTGAGGCAGTTGTATCAGCAGGGTAAAGTGCCGACCGACTACCAGAAGGACGTGCTTGGGTCGATCGCGAAGTTCGGTAGTGCGGCTGATCTGGGCGGCCTGTTCGCAAAAGAGATACAGGTTAAAGGCAGTTCGGCTAGTGAAGTTGCCATGGTACTCGGTACGCTGGAAGAAGCCGCCAGCCGGGGGGTCAAACCAGCCGGACAACTGGACCGGATTACGGACTTTATCGACAGCGACGACGACGCCATTGCCACCAGTGCTATCCGGCTGATTGGCCTCTGGGAGTTGAACGACCTCAGCGGAACGCTGGTAAGCCTGGCTCAGAAGGGCGATAAAAACCGTCGAAAAGCGGCCCTCGGTGCACTGACGATTACGGATAAGGCCAACGCCTGGAAATCGCTGATTAATTTGACAGGCCCCAAAAGCCCGGTCGATCTGCGACTGGCCGCAGCCGCTCAGCTGGTGTCCGTCAATGCCACTGAAGCCGCCCGGATTAGTGCCGACCTGCTACGAACATTGCCGGAGCAAACCGATGTAGCCGAGCTTTTCCAGGCATTTTTGAGCAGCAAGCCGGGCACCAAAGCTTTATCGGATGAACTAACCGCCCGAAAAATTCCGGAGAAATGGGCCATGACCGGTCGGCAGCTCATGCAGCGTGGCGTACCGTATAACCGGCGCAACGATGCCGACGTCAAGCTACTGGCCAAGGCATTTGAAGCATCGGGAGGGGTTTTGCCCGCCGAAAAAATGCCGCAGGAATTATCGGCGCAGGAGATCACCAGCCTGGCCAGCGTTGTCAGAGAGAGTGCCGACCCGGTGAAGGGTGAAATGATATTCCGAAAGAGCAGCCTGTCGTGCCAGACCTGCCATGCCATCGGCGGTGCCGGGGGACGAATTGGACCGGATCTGAGCAGTCTGGGCACGAGTTCGCCCATCGAAACCATCACCCGGTCTATCCTCTACCCGAACCAGTCTATCAAGGAAGGCTACGAGCTACAGCGCATTGCCAAAAAAGACGGTAGTGAATTGATGGGCTATCTGGTAAGCAACGGCACCGCCGAGCTGGTGATCCGCGATGTGTCAGGACAGGAAGTGTCGGTTCCCAAGAGTCAGGTGAGCGTTATCGAGAAAGTACCGGGTTCGCTGATGCCCGCAGGACTGACGGCCAGTCTGGACAAACAGGAGTTTATTGATTTGGTGGGCTTCCTGTCGAAAATGGGCGAATCGGGCAAATTCCGGGTGCCAACTGAGCGGTTTGTGCGTCGCTGGAACGCCGTTTCGACCAGTAAAGATCTTGCCAAAAAGCTCCGGGACGAAGGACTGGGCGCTGTTGCGAAGGAAAACACCAAGCTCACCCTGCAATCGGCTTACAGTAAAGTGTCCGGCGAGTTGCCAGTTGACGAACTACCCGTCATTACGAACGCGAATAAGCCCTACAGCATCGTCCGGTTCGATCTGGAAGTGGTGAGCAAAGGCAACGTGAATCTGGCCCTGAACAACACAGCCGGTATCAGCGCCTGGGTCGATCAGAAACCCGGCAAACTAACCGACCGGGGCCTGCTTACCGATCTCTCGCAGGGAATGCACACCATTACGCTGGCCATTGATCGAAGCGTTTATAAAGCCAGTTCGCTCCACGTTCAATTGCTTGACGCGGAGAACGCTCCGGCTCAGACGAGGCTCGTCATGGGTCGTTAG